CGTAAGGGGCGTACTCGGCGACGGGTACGCGCTTCCCGACCGCGACGATCATGTAGTGGATCGGCGGGAGCGGTTCGCGGGCGACGGCCAGCGTCGTCGCCCATGGCGAGTGGGTGTGGACGATCGCGCCGACGTCCTCGCGGCGGTAGATCGCGGCGTGCATCGGCACTTCGCTGCTCGGATCCATCCGCCCGTCGCGGACCTCGCCGTCGACGTCGACGACCGGGACGTCAGCAGCGCCGAAGCCGTCGTAGGGGACGCCGGTGGGCGTGATCGCGAAGGCGTCGCCGGTATCGCCGTCGCGAACGCTCAAATTTCCCGTTCGCCCGGGTGTTAGCGCTGCGAGCTCCGGTGCGGACTCGACTACTGCCCGGCGTTCGTTCTCGAGGATCACAGCACCACCTCCGTCAGGTCCGCGAACGCATCGATCCGGTGGTCCGGCTCCCGGTGGCCCTCGAGTGGACCGTCGGGTTCGTCGCCGTCGGCGCTGAACAGCACCGTCTCGAGGCCGACTGCGTTGGCCCCGACGATATCGGCCTCGACGTTGTCGCCCACCATCACCGTCTCGGACGGGCGACGCTCGAGGCGCGACAGCGCCAGCGTGAACATGACCGACCCGGGTTTCTCGCGGCCCGTTTCCTCGGAGGTCAGCAGCAGGTCGATGTCTTCCGCGAGTCCGACCGCCTCGAGTTTCTCGAGTTGGGTCCGCGCCGTGAAGTTCGTGATGACCGCGACGTCGATCCCGTGATCTCGCAACGTCTCGAGGGTCTCCTCGACGCCCGGAACGAGATCGATCGCGTCGATGTACGCCGCCCAGTACGCCTCGCCGAGCGCGAGCGCCTCGGTCGGCTTCGGTCGGCCGGTGTGGCGCTCGAGCGCGTGTTTGAAGTAGAGGAATCGATCGTGAGAGGCCGCCGTACCGGGAACTTCACGCTTGATCGCCCGACGCCCGTCTTGGTAGAACGCCTCGAACGCCTGGCGATCGAAGTCGTAGCCCAGTTCCCGCGCGGTCTCTCGAGCGGCGTCCTTCCCCGCCCGATTGCACGGCGAGTAGGGATAGAACGTGTTGTCGAAGTCGAAGAAGACGGCGTCGGCACTCATACCGGGAATGCAACGGGAACCGAAAAACGACTGTCGGTCCGAACGGGAGCGTGAAAATGCGATCAGTGCCGCCGCGGTGACACACCATCAGAAGGCTTTTATCCCACTCGAGAGAATTCGAATCCACGATGGTAGGTGTCCGCTTTACAGGGGCTTTCGCCCGCTTCTAACCCACACCTACCGCTCGCTGTGTCGGTATCGACCCACAGCCGAGCGGCCACGGCGGACGTCCGACCGAACTTCTCACCGAAGTTCCCAGATTATTACCAGCTACACCCATGTCAGAACCAGAGCCAGAATCAGAGTCACAGGAACAGATAACGGTCGTACTGCCCGACGGATCCGAACTCGAAGTCGACGCCGACGCGACTGTCGAGGACTGCGCCTACGAGATCGGTCCCGGTCTCGGTAGCGACACGGTCGCCGGCAAACTCGACGGCGAACTCGTCGCCAAGGAGGAACCCGCCTACGACGGCGCCGAACTCGAGATCATCACGGACCAGTCAGACGAATATCTCGATGTCATGCGCCACTCCGCGGCCCACTGTCTCGCCCAAGCCGTCGAGCGCCACTACGACGATGTCGATCTCGCCATCGGCCCACCGACGGACGAGGGCTTCTACTACGACTTCGACAACCTCGACGTCGACGAGGAGGACCTCGCCGACCTCGAGGACGAAATCGAGGAGATCATCGAGGCCGACTACGAGATCGAGCGCGAGGTCGTCTCGATCGAGGAGGCACGAGAGCGACTAGCCGACAAACCCTACAAGCTCGAGCTTCTCGAGGAGTTCGCCGAGGAGGAAGACACCGTCACGTTCTACACGCAGGGCGAGTGGGAGGATCTCTGTGCCGGCCCCCACGTCGAATCAACTGGCGAGATCGGCGTTGTCGAACTGCTCGAGATTGCCGGTGCCTACTGGCGCGGCGACGAGGACAACACGATGCAGACGCGCATCTACGGCACCGCCTTCGCCGACGAGGGCGACCTTGAGGACTTCTTAGAGCGCAAACAGGAAGCCGAGAAGCGCGACCACCGTCGGATCGGCAACGAGATGAACCTGTTCTCGATTCAGGACGTCACGGGCCCCGGATTGCCGCTGTATCACCCAGCCGGGAAGACCATCCTCAAGGAGCTCGAGGACTTCGTCGAGACGCTGAACAAGGACGCGGGCTACGATTACGTCGAGACGCCCCACGTCTTCAAGACGGACCTCTGGCACCGGTCGGGCCACTACGAGAACTACCAGGACGACATGTTCATCTTCGACGTCGGCGACGACGAGTTCGGCCTGAAGCCGATGAACTGTCCTGGCCACGCTGCGATCTTCCAGGATCAGTCCTGGAGTTACCGTGACCTCCCTATTCGGTACGCCGAGAACGGGAAGGTCTACCGCAAGGAGCAACGCGGGGAGCTATCGGGCCTCTCGCGGGTCTGGGCCTTCACCATCGACGACGGCCACCTATTCGTCCGCCCCGAGCAGATCAAGTCGGAAGTGGAGCAGATCATGGACATGATCACGGAGGTGCTCGACACGTTCGACCTCGAGTACGAGATGGCTCTGGCCACGCGCCCCGAGAAGTCGGTCGGCAGCGACGAGATCTGGGAGCGTGCGGAGGAGCAACTCGAGAGCGTCCTCGAGTCACACGGCCACGAGTACGAGATCGAGGAGGGCGACGGTGCATTCTACGGGCCGAAGATCGACTTCGCGTTCGAGGACGCCATCGGCCGCTCGTGGGACGGGCCGACGGTCCAACTGGACTTCAACATGCCCGACCGGTTCGACCTGAACTACGTCGGCAAGGACAACGAGGAGCACCAGCCCGTGATGATCCACCGCGCACTCTA
This genomic stretch from Natrinema sp. SYSU A 869 harbors:
- a CDS encoding class II aldolase/adducin family protein, which translates into the protein MILENERRAVVESAPELAALTPGRTGNLSVRDGDTGDAFAITPTGVPYDGFGAADVPVVDVDGEVRDGRMDPSSEVPMHAAIYRREDVGAIVHTHSPWATTLAVAREPLPPIHYMIVAVGKRVPVAEYAPYGTDALAENIVTAMTGADATASLIENHGLVVTAPDLETALENTHHVESLARLYLQSRAAGLEPATLSDAQLETVLEKFESYGQ
- a CDS encoding HAD family hydrolase, giving the protein MSADAVFFDFDNTFYPYSPCNRAGKDAARETARELGYDFDRQAFEAFYQDGRRAIKREVPGTAASHDRFLYFKHALERHTGRPKPTEALALGEAYWAAYIDAIDLVPGVEETLETLRDHGIDVAVITNFTARTQLEKLEAVGLAEDIDLLLTSEETGREKPGSVMFTLALSRLERRPSETVMVGDNVEADIVGANAVGLETVLFSADGDEPDGPLEGHREPDHRIDAFADLTEVVL
- the thrS gene encoding threonine--tRNA ligase; the encoded protein is MSEPEPESESQEQITVVLPDGSELEVDADATVEDCAYEIGPGLGSDTVAGKLDGELVAKEEPAYDGAELEIITDQSDEYLDVMRHSAAHCLAQAVERHYDDVDLAIGPPTDEGFYYDFDNLDVDEEDLADLEDEIEEIIEADYEIEREVVSIEEARERLADKPYKLELLEEFAEEEDTVTFYTQGEWEDLCAGPHVESTGEIGVVELLEIAGAYWRGDEDNTMQTRIYGTAFADEGDLEDFLERKQEAEKRDHRRIGNEMNLFSIQDVTGPGLPLYHPAGKTILKELEDFVETLNKDAGYDYVETPHVFKTDLWHRSGHYENYQDDMFIFDVGDDEFGLKPMNCPGHAAIFQDQSWSYRDLPIRYAENGKVYRKEQRGELSGLSRVWAFTIDDGHLFVRPEQIKSEVEQIMDMITEVLDTFDLEYEMALATRPEKSVGSDEIWERAEEQLESVLESHGHEYEIEEGDGAFYGPKIDFAFEDAIGRSWDGPTVQLDFNMPDRFDLNYVGKDNEEHQPVMIHRALYGSYERFFMMLIEHYEGRFPLWLAPEQVRVLPISDDNLGYAHRVANEFDDFRVEVDGRDSTLERKIRAAHDDRVPYQIIVGDNEEDDGNISVRDRFEDQEYDVEIDEFRAHLEDEIEEQRTEPDFLQD